The sequence below is a genomic window from Candidatus Hydrogenedentota bacterium.
GTCAAGAACGTAAAGAAAGGCCACGCGCCAATCGTACTCATCGCAACCAATGAAGATGCGCACCGAGAAATCGCGGTCTGCGCGCCCAAAGAGTTCCAAGGAGTGGACCTGAAAGTCATCCAGGCCCAGGAGGTGGTAGAGAAGAACCAAGACCTAATCTGAACGCGGAAAGCGAAAGACAACACCTTTGGAGGGTATTTCAGGAGTTCCAGCGCAGGATGGCCTGCTCAAGCTAGATGAAGGACTATTCATCCGATTCCACTTCCGCACAAGTGAATCCTGGGCTATTCCTCGCAAGCAACGCTTGCTCGTCTATCCCAGTATTCTCTTCAAGAACAAGAAGACGAGTTCCCAATCTTCAGATTTCTCCGGCCTTCGACCTCTAAAATGTATCTGCTTCAGCATCTCCACGTCCTGCTCCTGCAGACCAATCTCCTTCCCGCGCTTGCGCGCCAAGTCTCGGAGCCCCTTCGGCACCTTCGCCAGCACGTCCTTTGAAATGATCTCGGGCACGCCCACAAGGTCGGATACGGTCGTACCCAGCGCCGCCGCAAGCTTGCGCAACACCTCGCCTGTGGGGTTCGCTCGCCGACCGCTCTCTATTTGCCAGATATATGGCTTCGAGATACCCGAGGACTCGGCCAACTCCTCCACGCTCAGGCGCCGGGCCTCACGCAACGACTTCACTTTCTCCGCTAAATCCATACGCCACCTCCCATTGCGAAGCTATGGTATCCAAGAAGTATGCTATAGACAAGCGACGGAAAACTATGCGATAATATACTTACAGGCGCGTATCGCATAGCGCACACCACAGGAGCAACACCATGGATTTCCTCACCAAGACATATTTCCAAAACCCGGACCTCTACAACGTCATCATCGGCATCCTCATCTTCTACGGACTCGGCCGCATCGCCTTCTGGCGCAACGCCGACGGCCTCCACGTCGGCGGACCGCTCGCCGTGGGACTCGGCCTGTTGCTGACGATTGCCATCATCACCTGGGCACACGACAACGGACGCGTCATCCAGGAATTCGGCCCTCTTGCGGCCGGTCTGGTCGTCGGCGCCGTCATCACACTCGGCATCAACGCATTCCGCAAATCCGGACAGTTCTGAGTATCCCCTCGGGAGTAGTAACGGAATAGGAAGGTTTAAATGGGCAAGCGCATTCGCAACCCGAATGCGCGACCCCATACCTTTGCGACGATACCTACGAGCACGAAAACTTTTGAAGCAGAAGCTCCGCGACGTAGAGCGGAAAT
It includes:
- a CDS encoding helix-turn-helix transcriptional regulator, whose amino-acid sequence is MDLAEKVKSLREARRLSVEELAESSGISKPYIWQIESGRRANPTGEVLRKLAAALGTTVSDLVGVPEIISKDVLAKVPKGLRDLARKRGKEIGLQEQDVEMLKQIHFRGRRPEKSEDWELVFLFLKRILG